TCAAGAGCAGTCGTCCCGACCAGTACCGCAGCGTGTACGGCCGAACGCTGGTTGCTGACCTCGCTGACGCCGGGCCATTCGTATTCACCTTCGATCGGCCCGACGACGAACACATCAATGAATTGTTTAACCGGCCGGACAGCCACTGGGGATGGCTTGCCAGTCTTCCCAAGGGCGGCCTGCCAACGCTGGTAGACCACTGGTGTGAACGGCTGATCATCGGAGAACGCCCCCATCAGGCGTTGTACCGCTTCCATGACAACCGTGTCCTGGCCCGGGCGCTCAAGCACCTGCCCGTTGAAGCCTATCCGGCCTATCTCGGGCCAGCTATCAGTGTCTGCTACTGGCAGGGCACTCGCTGGGCAAGCACCTATAACCCGGCACCTGGGACATACCCGGTGCCCGATTCGCCTCTTTGGTTGCAGGTGCCCGTTACCCCTCAGCAAGCGATGCAGA
The sequence above is drawn from the Pseudomonas sp. St316 genome and encodes:
- a CDS encoding DUF4123 domain-containing protein, which gives rise to MTHSLPYQWLIEQQRLGHTLCVVLDAEQEHHTRQALLKSSRPDQYRSVYGRTLVADLADAGPFVFTFDRPDDEHINELFNRPDSHWGWLASLPKGGLPTLVDHWCERLIIGERPHQALYRFHDNRVLARALKHLPVEAYPAYLGPAISVCYWQGTRWASTYNPAPGTYPVPDSPLWLQVPVTPQQAMQTRLLNARRFLLAKHVQAFATLAEQQDPEAWLRATLDQAETWHWQAPEQLEFLLTQRLQALADTPESYWQVRPAEEPDEHFERVRLMAAFWRGDVPL